Below is a genomic region from Haloplanus natans DSM 17983.
TACCCTCGTGGGGTTGAAGCCCCGTGTTGTTTTGGGCCGCCAGATACCCGCTGGCGTTTCAGACGTACCCTCGTGGGGTTGAAGCGTAGGTGGCCATCGGTATGGAAACGTTCTGCAGTCGTTTCAGACGTACCCTCGTGGGGTTGAAGCCCGGAGAAGGTCGCGTTCGAGACGCCCGACGGGCGGTTTCAGACGTACCCTCGTGGGGTTGAAGCGGTTTGTACGCGAGCCGTTCAATCAGGTGGAGCGCGGTTTCAGACGTACCCTCGTGGGGTTGAAGCGTCACACTTGCTAAGGGGATTGTCCCGCCCCGCGGTTTCAGACGTACCCTCGTGGGGTTGAAGCGAGGCCTCGGTCGAGGAGCAGATCCGCCGCGACGCACGTTTCAGACGTACCCTCGTGGGGTTGAAGCCTCGCAGGAGATGCCGATGAGGCGGCTCGCGCCGGTTTCAGACGTACCCTCGTGGGGTTGAAGCTTCGACGCGACAAACAGGCGTCTTTAGCCCGTGCCGTTTCAGACGTACCCTCGTGGGGTTGAAGCTTCACCCGCGTCGCGGACGCCGTTGGCCGCCGCGCCGTTTCAGACGTACCCTCGTGGGGTTGAAGCGACATCGCACTCGTCGTTCGGGCAGACGTACGTGTGTTTCAGACGTACCCTCGTGGGGTTGAAGCCACCCCACCGCCGGGGTATATCGACGATTTACAGGGTTTCAGACGTACCCTCGTGGGGTTGAAGCCTGCCGACCCTGTGGGTCGACGTATTCTTGAGCCCGCGTTTCAGACGTACCCTCGTGGGGTTGAAGCGCCGCCTCGGACGTGCGGACGTACAAGTCGGCCGTTTCAGACGTACCCTCGTGGGGTTGAAGCAACGGGACGCTGACGGGGTCGGAGCAAAGCGCGGTTTCAGACGTACCCTCGTGGGGTTGAAGCGGTCTGTGGTTCGAATCCGCTCCCGTCGTTGGGAACGGTTTCAGACGTACCCTCGTGGGGTTGAAGCCTATGTAAGAGGCATGAATCTCACCATGCGCCCGTGTTTCAGACGTACCCTCGTGGGGTTGAAGCCATCATTACCAGTAGGTGCGTCACCTATTACTAGTTTCAGACGTACCCTCGTGGGGTTGAAGCGACGAGCGCGCCCTGCAGTTCCGGCAGCTCGCCCCGGTTTCAGACGTACCCTCGTGGGGTTGAAGCGTCGTGGGTGCGCGACAGTGAACGTGTCATAGTATCAGTTTCAGACGTACCCTCGTGGGGTTGAAGCATACCATGTTAGCTGATTGTGACCATCCCGAAGCGAGGTTTCAGACGTACCCTCGTGGGGTTGAAGCCGATGACTGACCCGCGAATGAATAGCACCCGGCCGTTTCAGACGTACCCTCGTGGGGTTTCATCGAAGGTAGTCTGAGCCATATGTGCGTCTCTGTGATGGCTGAGCTATGAACCTGGCTGTTCGGAGGAGAACGATCCGGCTGATCCAGTACACTCTGTCCCTAATGCCGACTTATTGGAGAAGTCGTCACTGGAACACTGCTATTCTCCGCTCAAGCGGCCTAATCAGGGGGTGACACACCACCGTTTCTGATGCTCGACAGATATTTAGTGTAAGCTTGTTTTAGAAGATACTATGCGACTGGAAGCGACCGCAAAGCAGGACGAATACAAGGTCTGGATGACCGACGCCGAACTCGAAGAGCTGCGGCGGGCCGCTGCGAACCATCGCGACGATCTCATCATCCAACTCGGTGGCTACGTCGGCCTCCGAGCCTTCGAAATTCCGCAGATCCGTCCGGAGCACGTGAAACGCACGCCGGACGGCGATCACTACCGGCTCCGGGTTCCAGAGGGGAAGGACACGACCGGGAACGGCGGGAAGCCCCGTGATGCCTACCTCCCCGCGGACGTCGAGGGCGACGTTCATCGCTACCAGACTGCCGAAGATATAGCGCCACACGATTTATTGATCGATCTCACCGAGCGCGGCGTCCGCGACGTTGTGAAGCGCACGGCCGAGCGTGCGGCCGCCGAAACCGGCGACGACGACTACCAGTACGTGAGTTCCCACGATCTCCGCCGACGCTTCGCGCAGCGACTCCTCGTCGACC
It encodes:
- a CDS encoding site-specific integrase, producing MRLEATAKQDEYKVWMTDAELEELRRAAANHRDDLIIQLGGYVGLRAFEIPQIRPEHVKRTPDGDHYRLRVPEGKDTTGNGGKPRDAYLPADVEGDVHRYQTAEDIAPHDLLIDLTERGVRDVVKRTAERAAAETGDDDYQYVSSHDLRRRFAQRLLVDRQMNPRVVMAVGGWDSFQAIEPYLNAPTADVVNDAFEEAGLA